In one window of Enterobacteriaceae endosymbiont of Donacia cincticornis DNA:
- the secG gene encoding preprotein translocase subunit SecG has product MYKLILILFIFVSTILISIILFQDNDEIDISASSNTKSIFNTDMSNKILTRSIILLASLFFIISLIINNFNVKKYKKNNITFYNINKI; this is encoded by the coding sequence ATGTATAAATTAATATTAATTTTATTTATTTTTGTATCAACTATATTAATTAGTATTATTTTATTTCAAGATAATGATGAAATAGATATTAGTGCGTCATCTAATACGAAATCTATTTTTAATACAGATATGTCTAACAAAATCTTAACAAGAAGTATTATTTTGCTTGCATCTTTATTTTTTATTATTAGTTTAATAATAAATAATTTTAATGTAAAAAAATATAAAAAAAATAATATTACGTTTTATAATATTAATAAAATATAA
- a CDS encoding RlmE family RNA methyltransferase, translating into MIYKKNKKSRLWLKKNFKDFYIKKVKKNINKFRSRSWFKLEQIEIIDKIFKKNMILIDLGSSPGGWSSFASSKIGNKGKIIAFDILPMNFIKNVNFYQGNIYDSIFVNRILKKINKIKVDMIMSDLSPNISGIKEIDIPHIIRLNELVLNLCYSYLRNNGIFLIKTFQCKEFNKYYNKINSIFKVVKVRKPNASRSQSSEIYIVAKGYKN; encoded by the coding sequence ATGATATATAAAAAAAATAAAAAATCTAGATTATGGTTAAAAAAAAATTTTAAAGATTTTTATATAAAAAAAGTTAAAAAAAATATTAATAAATTTAGATCAAGATCATGGTTTAAATTAGAGCAAATAGAAATAATAGATAAAATTTTTAAAAAAAATATGATATTAATTGATTTAGGTTCTTCTCCTGGAGGTTGGTCAAGTTTTGCTTCATCAAAAATCGGTAATAAAGGAAAAATTATTGCATTTGATATATTACCTATGAATTTTATTAAAAATGTTAATTTTTATCAAGGTAATATATATGATTCTATTTTTGTAAATAGAATTTTAAAAAAAATTAATAAAATAAAAGTAGATATGATTATGTCTGATTTATCTCCTAATATTTCTGGTATAAAAGAAATAGATATACCACATATTATTCGTCTAAATGAATTAGTATTAAATTTATGTTATTCTTATTTAAGAAATAATGGAATTTTTTTAATAAAAACTTTTCAGTGTAAGGAATTTAATAAATATTATAATAAAATTAATTCTATATTTAAGGTAGTAAAGGTTAGAAAACCTAATGCTTCAAGATCTCAATCCAGTGAAATTTATATTGTTGCAAAAGGATATAAAAATTAA
- the rpoC gene encoding DNA-directed RNA polymerase subunit beta', which produces MKDLFNFLKSKNKMEEFDSIKLSLASSDMIKSWSFGEVKKPETINYRTFKPERDGLFCARIFGPIKDYECLCGKYKRLKHRGVVCEKCGVEVTQTKVRRDRMGHIELASPIAHIWFLKSLPSRIGLLLNMPLKDIERVLYFESYVVIEEGVSSLEKKQILSEEQYVNLLEEFGNEFEAKMGAEAIQYLLKNIDLKKECELLRNELNNTNSETKRKKIAKRIKLLESFIYSGNKPEWMIMNILPVLPPDLRPLVPLDGGRFATSDLNDLYRRVINRNNRLKRLLELSAPDIIIKNEKRMLQEAVDALLDNGRRGKAIIGSNKRPLKSLADMIKGKQGRFRQNLLGKRVDYSGRSVITVGPYLHLHQCGLPKKMALELFKPFIYSKLEIRGFATTIKSAKKMVEKEEPVVWDILDEVIKGHPILLNRAPTLHRLGIQAFEPLLIEGKAIQLHPLVCAAYNADFDGDQMAVHIPLTLEAQLEARILMMSTNNILSPANGDPIIVPSQDVVLGIYYMTKNKVNANGEGMILTGPKEAERVYKTGQADLHACVKVRIKEYNKNLTTNKWIKNTIIINTTIGRAILWNQVPKGIPYHMINKTLGKKDISQILNTCYRILGLKYTVIFADQIMYTGFYYAAKSGASVGIDDIIIPHNKTEIINEAESEVNEIQEQFQSGLVTAGERYNKVIDIWAAANEKVSKAMMKNLSFEEVTDKHGSIIKQSSFNNIFMMADSGARGSAAQIRQLAGMRGLMAKPDGSIIETPIIANFREGLNVLQYFISTHGARKGLADTALKTANSGYLTRRLVDVAQDLVITEDDCLTLNGIRISSIITGKDIKESLRERVLGRVTAENIYKKDGKTILVVRNTLLNEKYCNILEQYAIDNIKVRSVVSCETNFGVCSYCYGRDLARGHIINKGEAIGVIAAQSIGEPGTQLTMRTFHIGGAASRSAAESNIQIKNNGIIKLVNVKSVINFVHKLVVISRNAELKIIDNLNKIIESYKIPYGAIITKKNGSNVKSGEIVSYWDPHTMPIITEVSGKIKFVDMLEGQTIIKQTDDLTGLTSIVVLDTSERPFISKDFRPMIKIIDNNNEDIIISRNDMPAHYFLPNKSIIHLKDGSYVHAGDILAKVPQDSGGTKDITGGLPRVADLFEARKPKDAAILAEINGIISFGKETKGKRRIIITPINSDIKPHEEMIPKWRQLNVFEGELINKGDIISDGPESPHDILRLRGVNAVTNYIINEVQDVYRLQGVKINDKHIEVIIRQMLRKATITKMGDSNFLEGEQVEVAVIKIINKKLKKKGKKIAEYNRDLLGITKASLATSSFISAASFQETTRVLTESSVAGKSDELKGLKENVIVGRLIPAGTGYTYHTNRLNKKKIINKTNNVSSVDSAAANLTELLNAKSN; this is translated from the coding sequence GTGAAAGATTTATTTAATTTTTTAAAATCAAAAAATAAGATGGAAGAATTTGATTCAATAAAACTTTCTCTAGCTTCTTCTGATATGATAAAATCTTGGTCCTTTGGAGAAGTAAAAAAACCTGAAACAATTAATTATCGTACTTTTAAACCTGAGAGAGATGGTTTATTTTGTGCTCGTATTTTCGGCCCTATTAAAGATTATGAATGTTTATGTGGTAAATATAAACGTTTAAAACATAGGGGAGTTGTTTGTGAAAAATGTGGTGTTGAAGTTACACAAACAAAAGTAAGAAGAGATAGAATGGGACATATAGAATTAGCATCTCCAATTGCACATATATGGTTTTTAAAATCATTACCTTCTAGAATTGGATTATTACTTAATATGCCATTAAAAGATATAGAAAGAGTTTTATATTTTGAATCATATGTTGTTATAGAAGAAGGTGTGTCATCTTTAGAAAAAAAACAAATTTTATCTGAAGAACAATATGTAAATTTATTAGAAGAATTTGGAAATGAATTTGAAGCTAAAATGGGAGCAGAAGCAATACAATATTTATTAAAAAATATTGATTTAAAAAAAGAATGTGAATTATTACGTAATGAATTAAATAATACTAATTCAGAAACCAAAAGAAAAAAAATAGCTAAAAGAATAAAATTATTAGAATCTTTTATATATTCAGGTAATAAACCAGAATGGATGATTATGAATATATTACCTGTTTTACCTCCTGATTTAAGACCTTTAGTCCCTTTAGATGGAGGTAGATTTGCAACATCAGATTTAAATGATCTATATCGAAGAGTTATAAATCGTAATAATAGATTAAAACGTTTATTAGAATTATCAGCTCCTGATATTATCATAAAAAATGAAAAAAGAATGTTACAAGAAGCAGTTGATGCATTATTAGATAATGGTCGAAGAGGTAAAGCAATTATAGGATCTAATAAACGTCCGTTAAAATCATTAGCAGATATGATTAAAGGAAAACAAGGAAGATTTAGACAAAATTTATTAGGTAAAAGAGTTGATTATTCAGGAAGATCTGTTATAACAGTTGGTCCTTACTTACATTTACATCAATGTGGTTTACCTAAAAAAATGGCACTAGAATTATTTAAACCATTTATATATAGTAAATTAGAAATTAGAGGATTTGCAACTACTATTAAATCTGCAAAAAAAATGGTAGAAAAAGAAGAACCAGTTGTATGGGATATTTTAGATGAAGTAATTAAAGGACATCCTATTTTATTAAATAGAGCACCTACTCTACATAGATTAGGAATACAAGCATTCGAACCACTTTTGATCGAAGGAAAAGCAATACAGTTACATCCCTTAGTCTGTGCTGCTTATAATGCTGATTTTGATGGAGATCAAATGGCAGTACATATTCCTTTAACATTAGAGGCACAATTAGAAGCTAGGATTCTAATGATGTCTACTAATAATATTTTATCTCCCGCTAATGGAGATCCAATTATTGTACCTTCTCAGGATGTAGTATTAGGAATATACTATATGACTAAAAATAAAGTTAATGCAAATGGAGAAGGAATGATATTAACGGGACCTAAAGAAGCTGAACGTGTTTATAAGACAGGACAGGCAGATTTACATGCTTGTGTAAAAGTACGAATTAAAGAATATAATAAAAATTTAACAACAAATAAATGGATTAAAAATACTATTATAATAAATACTACCATTGGAAGAGCAATTTTATGGAATCAGGTACCTAAAGGTATACCATATCATATGATAAATAAAACTTTAGGTAAAAAAGATATTTCTCAAATTTTAAATACATGCTATAGAATTTTAGGATTAAAATATACAGTTATTTTTGCAGATCAAATTATGTACACTGGTTTTTATTATGCTGCTAAATCAGGAGCTTCTGTAGGTATAGATGATATTATTATACCTCATAATAAAACTGAAATTATTAATGAAGCAGAATCTGAAGTTAATGAAATACAAGAACAGTTTCAATCTGGTCTTGTTACTGCTGGAGAAAGATATAATAAAGTTATTGATATTTGGGCAGCCGCTAATGAAAAAGTATCAAAAGCTATGATGAAAAATTTATCTTTTGAAGAAGTAACCGATAAACATGGTTCAATAATTAAACAAAGTTCTTTCAATAATATTTTTATGATGGCAGATTCTGGAGCACGAGGTTCTGCTGCTCAAATTAGACAATTAGCCGGTATGAGAGGTTTAATGGCTAAACCTGATGGTTCAATTATTGAAACACCAATTATTGCTAATTTTAGAGAAGGATTAAATGTTTTACAATATTTTATTTCTACTCATGGTGCTAGAAAAGGATTAGCTGATACTGCTTTAAAAACAGCTAATTCTGGATATTTAACTAGAAGATTAGTAGATGTTGCACAAGATTTAGTTATAACGGAAGATGATTGTTTAACATTAAATGGAATAAGAATTTCGTCTATTATTACTGGGAAAGATATAAAAGAATCATTAAGAGAACGTGTTTTAGGTAGAGTAACAGCAGAAAATATTTATAAAAAAGATGGTAAAACAATTCTTGTTGTTAGAAATACATTATTAAATGAAAAATATTGTAATATATTAGAACAATATGCTATCGATAACATAAAAGTAAGATCTGTAGTTAGTTGTGAAACTAATTTTGGTGTATGTTCATATTGTTATGGGCGTGATTTAGCTAGAGGACATATTATAAATAAAGGAGAAGCAATTGGAGTTATTGCAGCTCAATCAATAGGTGAACCAGGCACACAATTAACAATGCGTACATTCCATATTGGAGGTGCAGCATCACGTTCAGCTGCAGAATCTAATATCCAAATTAAAAATAACGGAATTATAAAATTAGTAAATGTAAAATCAGTAATTAATTTTGTTCATAAATTAGTAGTTATTTCTAGAAATGCTGAATTAAAAATTATTGATAATTTAAATAAAATTATAGAAAGTTATAAAATACCATATGGTGCTATTATAACAAAAAAAAATGGTTCTAATGTTAAATCAGGAGAAATAGTTTCATATTGGGATCCTCATACTATGCCAATTATTACAGAAGTAAGTGGTAAAATAAAATTTGTTGATATGTTAGAAGGACAGACTATTATAAAACAAACTGATGATTTAACTGGATTAACTTCTATTGTTGTATTAGATACTTCCGAAAGACCTTTTATAAGTAAAGATTTTAGGCCTATGATTAAAATCATTGATAATAATAATGAAGATATAATAATTTCTAGAAATGATATGCCAGCACATTATTTTTTACCTAATAAATCTATTATACATTTAAAAGATGGTAGTTATGTTCATGCTGGCGATATTTTAGCAAAAGTACCCCAAGATTCAGGTGGTACTAAAGATATTACTGGAGGTCTCCCTAGAGTAGCAGATTTATTTGAAGCAAGAAAACCTAAAGATGCAGCTATTTTAGCAGAAATTAATGGTATTATTTCATTTGGAAAAGAAACAAAAGGAAAAAGAAGAATAATTATTACTCCGATTAATTCAGATATAAAACCACATGAAGAAATGATACCGAAATGGAGACAACTGAATGTATTTGAAGGTGAATTAATTAATAAAGGAGATATTATTTCTGATGGGCCTGAATCTCCACATGATATCTTGAGATTAAGAGGTGTTAATGCTGTAACTAATTACATAATTAATGAAGTTCAAGATGTTTATAGATTACAAGGAGTTAAAATTAATGATAAACATATAGAAGTAATTATAAGACAAATGTTACGTAAAGCAACAATAACTAAAATGGGAGATTCTAATTTTTTAGAAGGTGAACAAGTAGAGGTTGCTGTAATTAAAATTATAAATAAAAAATTAAAAAAAAAAGGTAAAAAAATAGCTGAGTATAATAGAGATTTATTAGGTATCACAAAAGCATCATTAGCAACTTCTTCTTTTATTTCAGCTGCTTCTTTTCAAGAAACAACTAGAGTTTTAACTGAATCTTCAGTTGCTGGGAAAAGTGATGAATTAAAAGGATTAAAAGAAAATGTAATTGTAGGAAGATTAATACCAGCAGGTACAGGTTATACTTATCATACAAATCGTCTTAATAAAAAGAAAATTATTAATAAAACAAATAATGTTTCTTCTGTAGATTCTGCAGCTGCTAATTTAACTGAATTATTAAATGCTAAATCTAATTAA
- the rpoB gene encoding DNA-directed RNA polymerase subunit beta, whose amino-acid sequence MVYSQTEKKRIRKDFGKRPQVLNIPYLLSIQIDSFKKFITQDPTGQYGLEAAFRSIFPISSYSGHAKLEYISYTLGKSLFTMKECHIRGMTYAASIKVKLKLIVYDKEKPGLSIKNIKKQEVYMGEIPLMTKHGTFIVNGIERVVVSQLHRSPGVFFDSDKGKTHSSGKILYNARIIPYRGSWLDFEFDPKDNIFVRIDRRRKLPVTIILRALGYDVEEILDIFFKKNIYKIKGKQITLKLIPDRLRGETAFFDIKNNNIVYIEKGKKITLHNINHLKNDNVKYINIPIEYMVGKIVSKDYIDKITGEIIISANHSLSIDIINKIFNNQNIIETIFTNDLDHGPYISETLKIDHTTNRLDALVEIYRIMRPGEPPTKEAAELLFKKLFFVEDRYDLSPVGRMKFNRSLLRKDIFGPGTLSKKDIVNVIQKLITIRNGNGSIDDIDHLGNRRIRSIGEMAENQFRIGLIRVERAVKERLSLGDLESLMPQDMINAKPISAALKEFFCSSQLSQFMDQNNPLSEITHKRRISALGPGGLTRERAGFEVRDVHPTHYGRVCPIETPEGPNIGLINSLSVYARTNEYGFLETPYRLVKNGFVTNKISYLSSIEEGNFIIAQANTNIDQNGHIIDDFITCRYKGEASFFKKKQINYMDVSTQQIVSVGASLIPFLEHDDANRALMGANMQRQAVPTLKTEKPLVGTGMERIVAIDSGVTIIAKNSGIVEYVDSTRIFIKRNNIIDNNIDIYYLDKYIRSNQNTCINQTPCVNLGEFIKKGDVLADGPATDLGELALGQNMRVAFMPWNGYNFEDSILLSEKIVQKDKFTTIHIQELSCISRDTKLGPEEITSDIPNVSESSLSKLDECGVVYIGAEVKNGDILVGKITPKGETQLSPEEKLLRAIFGEKASDVKDTSLRVPNGMYGTVIDVQIFTRDGVKKDKRTIEIEEMQFKQIKKNLLTEQKIFEINMLLNIKNFLLEKNIITDNMRKFDINFIISLSIKDEKNQKKLNNFIEKYKEIKKSFQKKIELEKVKITQGNDLAPGILKIIKVNLAVKRQVQPGDKMAGRHGNKGVISKICPVEDMPYDENGVPVDIVLNPLGVPSRMNIGQILETHLGMAAKGIGNKIRNLLEEKENIEKIRLFLNKAYNSIGKNIRQNVNLKNFTDNEILLLAKNLQKGMPIATPVFDGANEKEIKELLKLSNLPTSGQIKLYDGRTGEIFERVVTVGYMYMLKLNHLVDDKMHARSTGSYSLVTQQPLGGKAQFGGQRFGEMEVWALEAYGAAYTLQEMLTIKSDDVNGRTKMYKNIVDGNHQMDAGIPESFNVLLKEIRSLGLNINLENK is encoded by the coding sequence ATGGTTTATTCTCAAACTGAAAAAAAACGTATTCGTAAAGATTTTGGAAAAAGACCTCAAGTTTTAAATATTCCATATTTACTTTCTATTCAAATAGATTCATTTAAAAAATTTATAACACAAGATCCTACTGGACAATATGGTTTAGAAGCTGCATTTCGAAGTATATTTCCTATTTCTAGTTATAGTGGTCATGCTAAATTAGAATATATAAGTTATACTTTAGGAAAATCACTTTTTACTATGAAAGAATGTCATATTAGGGGTATGACATATGCAGCTTCTATAAAAGTAAAATTAAAATTAATTGTTTATGATAAAGAAAAACCTGGATTATCTATTAAAAATATAAAAAAACAAGAAGTATATATGGGTGAAATACCCTTAATGACAAAACATGGTACTTTTATAGTTAATGGTATTGAACGTGTGGTGGTTTCACAATTACATAGAAGTCCTGGAGTTTTTTTTGATAGTGATAAAGGAAAAACTCATTCATCAGGGAAAATATTATATAATGCTCGTATTATTCCCTATAGAGGTTCTTGGTTAGATTTTGAATTTGATCCTAAAGATAATATTTTTGTACGTATAGATAGAAGAAGAAAATTACCAGTTACAATTATTTTACGTGCTTTAGGTTATGATGTAGAAGAAATATTAGATATTTTTTTCAAAAAAAATATCTATAAAATAAAAGGAAAACAAATTACATTAAAATTAATACCAGACAGATTAAGAGGTGAAACAGCATTTTTTGATATTAAAAATAATAATATTGTTTATATAGAAAAAGGTAAAAAAATTACTTTACATAATATTAATCATTTAAAAAATGATAATGTTAAATACATTAATATTCCAATAGAATATATGGTAGGTAAAATAGTTAGTAAAGATTATATAGATAAAATAACTGGTGAAATAATTATTTCAGCAAATCATTCTTTGTCAATAGACATTATTAATAAAATTTTTAATAATCAAAATATTATTGAAACAATTTTTACTAATGATTTAGATCATGGACCTTATATTTCTGAAACATTAAAAATAGATCATACAACTAATCGTTTAGATGCTTTAGTTGAAATTTATAGAATAATGCGTCCAGGGGAACCTCCTACAAAAGAAGCAGCAGAACTTTTATTTAAAAAACTTTTTTTTGTTGAAGATCGCTATGATTTATCTCCTGTAGGAAGAATGAAATTTAATCGTTCATTATTACGTAAAGATATTTTTGGTCCTGGAACTTTAAGTAAAAAAGATATTGTAAATGTTATTCAAAAACTAATTACCATTCGTAATGGTAACGGAAGTATCGATGATATTGATCATTTAGGAAATAGAAGAATTCGTTCTATTGGAGAAATGGCAGAAAATCAATTTCGTATAGGTTTAATTCGTGTGGAGAGAGCTGTTAAAGAAAGATTATCTTTAGGAGATTTAGAATCTTTAATGCCTCAAGATATGATAAATGCAAAACCTATTTCTGCTGCTTTAAAAGAATTTTTTTGTTCTAGTCAATTATCACAATTTATGGATCAAAATAATCCATTATCAGAAATTACACATAAAAGACGTATTTCTGCTTTAGGACCAGGAGGATTAACTAGAGAAAGAGCAGGATTTGAAGTACGAGATGTTCATCCTACACATTATGGTAGAGTATGTCCTATAGAAACACCTGAAGGACCTAATATTGGTCTTATTAATTCATTATCAGTTTACGCAAGAACAAATGAATATGGATTTTTAGAAACACCTTATAGATTAGTAAAAAATGGATTTGTTACAAATAAAATTAGTTATCTATCTTCTATAGAAGAAGGTAATTTTATTATTGCTCAAGCTAATACTAATATAGATCAAAATGGACATATTATTGATGATTTTATTACATGTCGTTATAAAGGAGAAGCAAGTTTTTTTAAAAAAAAACAAATTAATTATATGGATGTTTCTACGCAACAAATTGTTTCTGTAGGTGCTTCTTTAATTCCTTTTTTAGAACATGATGATGCTAATCGTGCATTAATGGGTGCTAATATGCAAAGACAAGCAGTTCCTACATTAAAAACAGAAAAACCGTTAGTAGGAACTGGTATGGAACGAATTGTAGCTATAGATTCAGGTGTAACTATTATTGCTAAAAATTCTGGGATTGTAGAATATGTAGATTCTACACGTATTTTTATCAAAAGAAATAATATTATTGATAATAATATAGATATTTATTATTTAGATAAATATATTAGATCAAATCAAAATACATGTATAAATCAAACACCATGTGTAAACTTAGGTGAATTTATAAAAAAGGGTGACGTATTAGCTGATGGACCTGCTACAGATTTAGGTGAATTAGCATTAGGTCAAAATATGAGAGTAGCTTTTATGCCATGGAATGGATATAATTTTGAAGATTCTATTTTATTATCTGAAAAAATTGTTCAAAAAGATAAATTTACTACTATACATATACAAGAATTATCTTGTATATCACGTGATACAAAATTAGGACCAGAAGAAATTACATCTGATATACCAAATGTAAGTGAATCTTCTTTATCTAAATTAGATGAATGTGGAGTAGTATATATTGGTGCTGAAGTAAAAAATGGAGATATTCTTGTAGGTAAAATAACTCCTAAAGGAGAAACTCAATTATCCCCAGAGGAAAAATTATTACGTGCAATTTTTGGAGAAAAAGCCTCTGATGTAAAAGATACTTCTTTACGAGTTCCTAACGGAATGTATGGAACTGTTATTGATGTACAAATTTTCACAAGAGATGGAGTAAAAAAAGATAAAAGAACTATAGAAATAGAAGAAATGCAATTTAAACAAATTAAAAAAAATTTATTAACTGAACAAAAAATTTTTGAAATTAATATGCTTTTAAATATAAAAAATTTTTTGTTAGAAAAGAATATTATCACTGATAATATGAGAAAATTTGATATAAATTTTATTATTTCTCTCTCCATTAAAGATGAAAAAAATCAAAAAAAATTAAATAATTTTATTGAAAAATATAAAGAAATAAAAAAATCTTTTCAAAAGAAAATTGAATTAGAAAAAGTTAAAATTACACAAGGAAATGATTTAGCTCCTGGTATTTTAAAAATTATTAAAGTAAATTTAGCTGTTAAAAGACAAGTACAACCAGGAGATAAAATGGCAGGAAGACATGGTAATAAAGGAGTTATTTCTAAAATTTGTCCTGTAGAAGATATGCCTTATGATGAAAATGGTGTCCCTGTTGATATAGTATTAAATCCTTTAGGTGTTCCATCTAGGATGAATATAGGACAAATTTTAGAAACTCATTTAGGTATGGCTGCAAAAGGTATTGGAAATAAAATTCGTAATTTATTAGAAGAAAAAGAAAATATAGAAAAGATACGTTTATTTCTTAACAAAGCCTATAATAGTATAGGTAAAAATATACGTCAAAATGTAAATTTAAAAAATTTTACTGATAATGAAATTCTTTTATTAGCAAAAAATTTACAAAAAGGTATGCCTATAGCTACACCAGTTTTTGATGGAGCTAATGAAAAAGAAATTAAAGAATTATTAAAATTATCTAATTTACCAACTTCCGGACAAATAAAATTATATGATGGTCGTACAGGAGAAATTTTTGAAAGAGTAGTTACAGTTGGATATATGTATATGTTAAAACTAAATCATTTAGTAGATGATAAAATGCATGCTAGATCTACAGGTTCATATAGTCTTGTAACTCAACAACCTTTAGGTGGAAAAGCTCAATTTGGAGGACAAAGATTTGGTGAAATGGAAGTTTGGGCTTTAGAGGCATATGGGGCAGCATATACTTTACAGGAAATGTTAACAATTAAATCTGATGATGTAAATGGTAGAACAAAAATGTATAAAAATATAGTTGATGGTAATCACCAAATGGATGCTGGAATTCCAGAATCTTTTAATGTATTACTTAAAGAAATACGTTCATTAGGTTTAAATATTAATTTAGAAAATAAATAA
- the rplL gene encoding 50S ribosomal protein L7/L12: protein MSITKEQIIEAIESMSIMDIMDLINSMEKKFGVSSVIINKQDNQQHEKKEEQTEFSLYLKGIGNNKISVIKTVRNIMNLGLKEAKDLVESAPVVLKESISKQEALDLESKLKTSGAEVEIK, encoded by the coding sequence ATGTCCATAACTAAAGAACAAATAATAGAAGCTATAGAATCAATGTCCATTATGGATATAATGGATTTAATTAATTCTATGGAAAAAAAATTTGGTGTTTCTAGTGTAATAATAAATAAACAAGATAATCAACAACACGAAAAAAAAGAAGAACAAACTGAATTTAGTTTATACCTCAAAGGTATAGGAAATAATAAAATCTCTGTTATAAAAACTGTTAGAAATATTATGAATTTAGGATTAAAAGAAGCTAAAGATTTAGTTGAATCAGCTCCTGTAGTATTAAAAGAATCTATTTCTAAACAAGAAGCATTAGATTTAGAATCTAAATTAAAAACTTCTGGAGCAGAGGTAGAAATTAAATAA
- the rplJ gene encoding 50S ribosomal protein L10, which yields MSLNIKKKKMIVAKIRKINKRALSAVIANFCGVNNNNLNKLRKESKNKNVIVNIIRNKLLKLIIKGSSFECLDSLIHGPILIAYSFKHPGSAARLLKKFSKLDENLIIKAASFNNKIINSENIDFLAELPTYKEAIIRFLLIIKDISIGKLYRVLIAIKNIK from the coding sequence ATGTCATTAAATATAAAAAAAAAAAAGATGATTGTTGCAAAAATAAGAAAAATAAATAAACGTGCATTATCAGCTGTTATCGCTAATTTTTGTGGTGTTAATAATAACAATTTAAATAAATTAAGGAAAGAAAGTAAAAATAAAAATGTTATTGTAAATATTATAAGAAATAAATTATTAAAATTAATTATCAAAGGTAGTAGTTTTGAATGTTTAGATTCTTTAATACATGGGCCTATATTAATAGCTTATTCGTTTAAACATCCTGGTTCTGCCGCTCGTTTACTAAAAAAATTTAGTAAATTAGATGAAAATTTAATAATTAAAGCAGCATCATTTAATAATAAAATAATAAATAGTGAAAATATTGATTTTTTAGCTGAATTACCTACATATAAAGAGGCTATTATACGTTTTTTACTAATTATAAAAGATATTTCTATAGGAAAATTATATAGAGTTTTAATCGCAATTAAAAATATAAAATAA
- the rplA gene encoding 50S ribosomal protein L1, whose protein sequence is MIKLTKRMKFIYKNINVKKQFSIEKAIDNLKTLSKVKFIESVDIAIILGINPKKTEQNIRGNVSLPYGTGKNIRIAVFADGKEAIQAQKLGIKLVGMQDLSIKITNGEKNFDIVISTPEAMNLVTKLGPILGPKGLMPNPKLGTITNDINKIVKKIRDGQINFRNDKNGIIHTTIGRINFENNKIKENLKSLLKILKKYKPVQLKNNFFKKIYISSTMGISLNITKDCINLLN, encoded by the coding sequence ATGATAAAATTAACAAAAAGAATGAAATTTATATATAAAAATATAAACGTAAAAAAACAATTTTCTATTGAAAAAGCTATTGATAATTTAAAAACTTTAAGTAAAGTTAAATTTATAGAAAGTGTTGATATTGCTATTATTTTAGGTATTAATCCTAAAAAAACAGAACAAAATATTAGAGGAAATGTATCTTTACCTTACGGGACTGGAAAAAATATTAGAATAGCAGTTTTTGCTGATGGTAAAGAAGCAATACAAGCCCAAAAATTAGGAATAAAATTAGTTGGTATGCAGGATTTATCGATAAAAATTACTAATGGTGAAAAAAATTTTGATATAGTTATTTCGACTCCAGAAGCTATGAATTTAGTTACAAAATTAGGACCTATTTTAGGACCGAAAGGATTAATGCCTAATCCTAAATTAGGTACTATTACAAATGATATTAATAAAATAGTAAAAAAAATACGTGACGGACAAATTAATTTTCGTAATGATAAAAATGGTATTATTCATACTACTATAGGTAGAATTAATTTTGAAAATAATAAAATTAAAGAAAATTTAAAAAGTTTACTAAAAATTTTAAAAAAATATAAACCAGTACAACTAAAGAATAATTTTTTTAAAAAAATATATATATCTTCTACTATGGGGATATCTTTAAATATTACTAAAGATTGTATTAATTTATTAAATTAA